CGAGCTCCGCGCAGTCGTCGGTCGGCGGGCCCGCCAACTCCTCGAGCAGGGCGTTGTCGGCGGCGATCCGGTCGGCCGTCTGCGCGAGCGGATCGGTGGCGTCGCCGTGCAGCTGCCCGTCGAGGAAACGCCGGAGGGCCACCCGCCGGAAATCGGTGTCCTCGTTGAACGGGTCACGCCAGGGCTCGAGTCCGAGCTCCGCGCACGCCCCGACAGTGTCGGCCCGCCGGATGCCCAGGAAGGGCCGGACGATCCTCCCCGCCCGCGGGCTCATCCCCGCCGGGTTGCCGCGCAGGGCCCCGAGCAGCAGGGTCTCGGCCTGGTCGTCCCGGGTGTGGCCGACCCACACGTCCCGGCCGTCCGCGAGCAGGGCGGCGTAGCGGGCCCGGCGGGCCTGCGCCTCGAGGTTGCCCGGCGCGACATCCACGGTGCGAATCTCGGCCCGGGCACCGAGCGCCCGGGCCTGCTCGGCGGCCCGGTGAGCGACCTCCGCCGAGCCTTCCTGGAGCTGATGGTCGACGATGACGGCGCGGGCGTCGACGCCTTCGACGACAGCGGCGGCGAGCAGCGCCAGCGAATCCGGGCCGCCGGACAGGCCCACGGTGACGGCGGTGGAGCCACGGTGGGGACGGACGGCGCGTCGACACGCGAGGAAGTGCGGGCTGACGCGGGGAAAGTTCATGTCAGGAATCCCGGATGACGGAGGCGAACTCGTCGAGTGCGACGCGGGCCGGCAGAATCTCCGAGCCGTTGGACAGCAGGGTGAAGGAGTACACGCGGCCCGAATCGGCGGTGACCACCCCGGCGAGTGCCGAGGTCGCCGTGAGCGTGCCCGTTTTCGCCCGGACCCAGCCGCGACCGGACATGTCGTCATAACGGTCGGTGAGGGTGCCGGACCCGCCGGCGACCGGGAGGGTGGCCAGGAGGGGACGCAGCGGGGGGTGGGCGGCGGCGTCGTGAAGCACGTCGTCGAGGACCCGCGGCGGGATGAGGTTGAGGGTGCTCAGCCCCGAATTGTCCGCCAGGCTCACACCCGAGATGTCGATGCCGTGCTCACCCAGGACATCGAGCGTGGCCTGCGTCGCCCCCTGCGCGGTGGCCGGCAGCCCGCGGTGCAGCGCGACCTCATGCCCGATCGCCTCGGCCATGACATTGTCCGAGTGCAGCATCATCTCCGTGAGCCGGTCGATGAGCTCCGGGGACCCGGTCGTGGCGACCACCTCCGCGTCCGCCGGCGCCGGGCCGAGCCCGACCGTCTCCGCGCCGACGCGGTCCGCCAGCGCCCGGGCGACATCGAGAGCCGGGGTGTGCGAACGCGGCACATCGCCCTCCGTGTCCCCGATCCGCGCCCCGTAGAGCATCGCCGGCTCCAACGGGGCGATGTACCCCGCGTCAATGTCCTGCGGATCCCACCCCGGCATGAGCGGCTCCCCCGCCCACAGCGACGTATCGATGATCACCTGCTCCGCCTGCCCCACCTGCTCCGCCAGGTCATCCAGCTGCCCCGACGTCAACCACACATCCCCCGACGCCCGGATGACCACGGTGCCACCGGAACGCACCACCTCCGTGGTGAGCACATCATCCGGCCCCAGGGCCAGAATCGCCGCCGCCCCCGTGAGAATCTTCGTCGCACTCGCCGGCTGCAACGACGCATCCGCGTTGAGCTCCCACACCGTCTCCCCCGTCACCGTGTCCGTCACCTGGCCGTGCAGGGTGCCCAGATCCTCCGACCCCTCGACAAACCGGTCGAGCGCCCGCGCCAGCGCCACATTGTCCACCGGGACCTCCGCCTGCGCGGGCACCAGTGGCGGTTCCGGCTCCTCGATGGCGAAGGCCGGGGCGTGCGTGAGATCCCCGTAATGCTGCTGCGCGAGCACCCCCACCGTGGCGACCGACCCCGTGGCCAGCGCCACCACCCCGGCCGAGACGGCCCACCACAGCTTCTTTCCGCTCATTCTCAACAGACTAGTGGCCCGACCCGGGCCTGCAGCGACGTGGGCGGGCCCCGGCGGTAGGATGAGGAGAAATCGGCACACACTAGCTAGGAGACACGCATGGGCGTTGAAGTCATCATCGAGATCCCCAAGGGTTCGCGCAACAAGTACGAGGTCGACCACGAGACGGGCCGCGTCTTCCTCGACC
Above is a window of Corynebacterium suedekumii DNA encoding:
- the tilS gene encoding tRNA lysidine(34) synthetase TilS, with translation MNFPRVSPHFLACRRAVRPHRGSTAVTVGLSGGPDSLALLAAAVVEGVDARAVIVDHQLQEGSAEVAHRAAEQARALGARAEIRTVDVAPGNLEAQARRARYAALLADGRDVWVGHTRDDQAETLLLGALRGNPAGMSPRAGRIVRPFLGIRRADTVGACAELGLEPWRDPFNEDTDFRRVALRRFLDGQLHGDATDPLAQTADRIAADNALLEELAGPPTDDCAELAAQPGPLRRRRIAAWVRERGGKVTGASISAIEALCVDWHGQGGVAVGGDTGGRLEVTRSGGRLAVTLKA
- the dacB gene encoding D-alanyl-D-alanine carboxypeptidase/D-alanyl-D-alanine endopeptidase codes for the protein MSGKKLWWAVSAGVVALATGSVATVGVLAQQHYGDLTHAPAFAIEEPEPPLVPAQAEVPVDNVALARALDRFVEGSEDLGTLHGQVTDTVTGETVWELNADASLQPASATKILTGAAAILALGPDDVLTTEVVRSGGTVVIRASGDVWLTSGQLDDLAEQVGQAEQVIIDTSLWAGEPLMPGWDPQDIDAGYIAPLEPAMLYGARIGDTEGDVPRSHTPALDVARALADRVGAETVGLGPAPADAEVVATTGSPELIDRLTEMMLHSDNVMAEAIGHEVALHRGLPATAQGATQATLDVLGEHGIDISGVSLADNSGLSTLNLIPPRVLDDVLHDAAAHPPLRPLLATLPVAGGSGTLTDRYDDMSGRGWVRAKTGTLTATSALAGVVTADSGRVYSFTLLSNGSEILPARVALDEFASVIRDS